From one Microbacter margulisiae genomic stretch:
- a CDS encoding IS256 family transposase — protein MEEFDYKAFQAKVLEQIKSGKPLLGKDGAFAPLLENILNAALEGEMDAHLDEDERSLGNRRNGRMSKQVQTQLGEVTVHTPRDRHSSFEPEFIKKRETILAEGVADRIIGLYALGNSTREISHWMEENLGNRVSADTISSITDRVLPEIQSWRSRSLDSVYPIVWMDAIHYKVMDEKNRPVTRAIYNVLGVDRNGYKDLLGMYISKSEGANFWLSVLTDLQSRGVNDILIASTDNLSGFSDAIKSVFPHTVVQTCVVHQIRNSIKYVASKNQKTFMKDLKLVYQAVSKEQAAIELDNLDSKWGKDYPIVIKSWRDNWEKLTAYFEFSDAIRRIIYTTNTVEGYHRQIRKVTKNKGVFTNDTALEKLVYLAYRNIRKKWTMPLSNWGLTAQQLAIKFPERFNLFE, from the coding sequence ATGGAAGAATTTGATTACAAGGCTTTTCAAGCCAAAGTTTTAGAACAGATAAAATCTGGCAAACCCCTTTTAGGCAAAGATGGTGCCTTTGCGCCCTTGTTAGAAAATATTCTAAATGCAGCTTTAGAGGGAGAAATGGATGCTCATTTAGATGAAGATGAGCGTAGTTTAGGCAATCGGCGCAATGGACGTATGTCCAAACAAGTTCAAACCCAATTGGGTGAAGTCACCGTTCATACACCCCGTGACCGCCATTCCAGTTTTGAACCTGAGTTTATAAAGAAACGTGAAACAATACTTGCAGAAGGTGTTGCAGACCGTATAATTGGTCTTTATGCCTTGGGGAACAGTACTCGGGAAATAAGCCATTGGATGGAGGAAAACCTTGGAAACAGGGTTTCTGCTGACACAATCAGTTCCATAACAGACCGGGTTCTGCCAGAGATTCAGTCCTGGCGTAGCAGGTCATTGGATAGTGTTTATCCAATTGTTTGGATGGATGCCATTCACTACAAAGTGATGGACGAAAAGAATCGTCCTGTAACACGAGCCATATACAACGTATTGGGTGTTGACCGTAACGGTTACAAAGATTTGCTTGGCATGTATATTTCCAAAAGCGAAGGAGCTAACTTTTGGTTATCGGTGCTCACCGATCTTCAATCAAGAGGAGTAAATGACATTCTAATAGCCTCTACGGACAATCTTAGTGGCTTTTCAGATGCTATAAAAAGCGTATTTCCACACACAGTAGTTCAAACTTGTGTGGTGCATCAAATCCGCAATTCAATTAAATATGTTGCAAGTAAAAATCAGAAAACGTTCATGAAAGATTTGAAGCTTGTTTATCAAGCAGTAAGCAAAGAGCAGGCAGCAATCGAACTCGATAATCTTGATTCAAAGTGGGGAAAGGATTATCCAATTGTCATTAAATCATGGCGTGATAATTGGGAAAAACTAACCGCTTATTTTGAGTTTTCTGATGCTATCCGAAGAATCATATATACCACCAATACCGTAGAAGGCTATCACCGTCAGATAAGGAAAGTTACCAAAAACAAAGGTGTTTTTACCAATGATACAGCATTGGAAAAATTGGTGTATTTGGCCTATCGCAATATCCGGAAAAAATGGACTATGCCTCTGTCAAACTGGGGATTAACTGCACAACAACTGGCGATTAAATTTCCTGAAAGGTTTAATTTATTTGAATAA
- a CDS encoding DUF4831 family protein encodes MKSFLLSALLCSAFLVSTQAQVVNSRERVPFSNGITYSLPKTVIVVQVQAVKTIKLVGPYFQYTERYLGTRDVITKNSITWSVQNVKVSTKAVPDAQNTYVIKPDPASSLSYVSLTPSGLLCGLNVPPVTETSQPEMVQPKPETPNLEFNNLILTEDLLQANSIARMAEVAAKQIYNIRDSRINLITGNMDKMPDGRAVNLMLQKMDKSENDLMELFVGKTVTVPTTVTFEIIPSQEVQNEVLFRLSTEDGIVGRNDLSGQPYYLTVKDATTKSNAGMDRGGDNGLYYRLPGQAVVTLSDPTGNVISRQTIILAQFGTIESLPANLFNKNALKIRIDPSTGALLSIEK; translated from the coding sequence ATGAAATCCTTTTTGTTAAGTGCATTGCTTTGCAGCGCCTTTTTAGTCTCGACTCAGGCCCAGGTGGTGAACAGTCGTGAAAGAGTTCCGTTTTCAAACGGTATTACCTATAGTTTGCCGAAAACCGTTATTGTTGTACAGGTGCAGGCAGTAAAAACCATTAAATTGGTCGGCCCTTATTTCCAATATACGGAACGTTATTTGGGAACCCGCGATGTGATTACGAAAAACAGCATCACGTGGTCTGTGCAAAATGTGAAGGTTTCGACTAAAGCTGTGCCTGATGCTCAGAATACGTATGTCATAAAACCTGATCCTGCTTCATCGTTATCCTACGTTTCATTAACGCCGAGTGGCCTTTTATGCGGATTGAACGTTCCACCTGTAACAGAAACATCGCAACCGGAGATGGTTCAGCCAAAGCCGGAAACTCCGAATCTTGAATTCAATAACCTGATCCTGACCGAAGATCTGTTACAAGCCAATTCGATTGCTCGTATGGCTGAAGTGGCTGCAAAGCAAATTTATAACATACGCGATAGCCGTATCAACCTGATCACAGGGAATATGGATAAAATGCCTGATGGTCGTGCGGTGAACCTTATGCTGCAAAAAATGGATAAATCAGAGAATGACCTGATGGAGCTGTTTGTCGGTAAAACGGTAACAGTACCTACAACAGTGACTTTTGAAATTATTCCTTCGCAGGAAGTGCAAAATGAAGTCCTGTTCCGCCTTTCGACCGAGGACGGTATCGTAGGACGAAATGATTTGAGCGGTCAGCCCTATTATTTAACTGTAAAAGATGCAACTACCAAGAGCAATGCCGGAATGGACCGCGGAGGAGATAATGGTTTGTATTACCGTTTGCCGGGACAAGCTGTCGTTACGCTGTCCGATCCTACCGGAAATGTAATTAGCCGCCAGACAATTATCCTGGCTCAGTTTGGAACCATAGAGTCATTGCCTGCTAATCTTTTTAATAAAAACGCTCTGAAAATCCGCATCGATCCTTCCACAGGTGCTTTGCTGTCTATTGA
- a CDS encoding outer membrane beta-barrel protein: MKTTSKCIVIVLLMFFSIHVFGQVHFEPGYFISNDGTKTNCLIKNEDWYNNPTEFKYKLLAKAKVQIGKIADITEFAINDYAKYVRADVNVDVSPSQLGELTKFRNPIWEKRILFLKVLVDGKASLYMYRSRTLDNRFFFKCDSMNIKQLVYKEYLRDNTVAVNNTFKLQLNDHVRCESCGVSTGEFPEYYKKDLVNYFIRYNQCVDPSFKVKHITYQRDILHVSLFGGINYSSLTITNSEANYLNGDFKNKLNLHAGINIEYVLPFDKNQWSLFMEPEYDQFTSDVRTVYINHIDYKSLNLSFGIKRYFFLTDKWKLFISGQVHSVLSDNFDSHYSSQLLYTSGTYNYSSSVNYEVKNVPNLAIGIGAEYKRLYLEIRKYTNQNIMPNGGLWTTSFSTFTLNIGYKLFNLSSKGSK, translated from the coding sequence ATGAAAACAACGTCCAAATGTATTGTAATTGTTTTGTTGATGTTTTTTTCCATCCATGTTTTCGGACAGGTTCATTTCGAACCCGGTTATTTTATATCCAATGACGGCACAAAAACCAATTGCCTGATCAAGAACGAAGACTGGTACAACAACCCGACTGAATTTAAGTACAAGCTCTTGGCAAAGGCTAAAGTGCAGATCGGCAAAATAGCCGATATCACGGAGTTTGCTATTAATGATTATGCAAAATACGTAAGGGCAGATGTCAATGTGGATGTATCACCATCACAACTGGGTGAACTAACTAAGTTTAGAAATCCGATTTGGGAAAAAAGAATCCTATTCCTAAAAGTGTTGGTAGACGGGAAAGCGAGTTTATATATGTACAGATCAAGAACGCTTGATAACCGATTCTTTTTCAAGTGTGACAGCATGAATATCAAGCAATTGGTTTATAAAGAATATTTGCGCGATAACACAGTAGCTGTCAATAATACATTTAAGCTTCAGCTCAATGATCATGTCAGGTGCGAAAGTTGTGGGGTAAGTACAGGAGAATTTCCGGAGTATTATAAAAAAGACCTGGTTAATTATTTTATACGGTACAACCAGTGCGTCGATCCATCCTTTAAAGTAAAGCATATAACATATCAAAGGGATATCCTTCATGTCAGCTTGTTTGGCGGGATTAATTATTCTTCTCTGACAATAACAAACAGCGAGGCAAATTATTTAAATGGGGATTTTAAAAATAAGCTGAATCTTCATGCGGGGATAAACATAGAATATGTTTTACCGTTTGATAAAAATCAATGGAGTCTTTTTATGGAGCCTGAATATGATCAGTTTACATCTGATGTTCGGACAGTCTATATTAATCACATAGACTATAAATCCTTAAATCTATCGTTTGGTATAAAGCGTTATTTTTTTCTTACTGATAAATGGAAACTTTTCATAAGTGGTCAGGTTCATTCAGTTTTATCGGATAATTTTGATTCACATTATAGCAGTCAACTCTTATATACATCAGGAACATATAACTATTCGTCGAGCGTTAATTATGAAGTTAAAAATGTACCCAATCTGGCTATTGGTATTGGAGCTGAATATAAACGTCTTTATCTGGAAATACGTAAATATACAAATCAGAATATTATGCCTAATGGGGGATTATGGACGACTAGTTTCAGTACATTCACATTAAACATTGGTTACAAGCTATTTAATTTGAGTTCAAAAGGATCGAAATGA
- a CDS encoding polysaccharide deacetylase family protein, whose amino-acid sequence MNKIILFISAILLTFVVTSCNHAAQHRSTKSPANDSSLSSGEPRNTPAQICAKPDVPVLCFHHIADNIKSVYAVTPATFEADMKMLADSGYHSVSPDQLYDYLVYNKPLPAKPVMITFDDARAEQATVAEPILKKYGFRGVFFIMTITYNKKNYMTTEQIAQLAKDGNTIGLHSWDHQMVTKYKDAADWQKEVVAPKAKLEKIVGMPVKYWAYPDGIYNHTSTVELSKYFKLSFSLGTKKDTLEPLQTVPRMIVPGWTPRGLLNAMHRTFEKRN is encoded by the coding sequence ATGAATAAGATTATTCTTTTTATTTCTGCCATACTTCTGACGTTTGTTGTCACAAGTTGTAATCACGCGGCTCAACATCGAAGCACTAAGAGTCCGGCTAACGACAGTAGCTTATCTTCCGGTGAGCCACGTAACACTCCGGCACAGATTTGTGCAAAACCGGATGTGCCAGTGCTTTGTTTTCATCATATTGCGGATAATATCAAAAGCGTCTATGCGGTGACTCCGGCTACTTTCGAAGCCGATATGAAGATGTTGGCAGATAGTGGTTATCATTCTGTCTCTCCTGATCAATTATATGATTATCTGGTGTATAATAAACCATTACCGGCTAAACCAGTGATGATTACTTTTGATGATGCCCGTGCAGAGCAGGCAACGGTTGCGGAACCCATATTAAAGAAATATGGATTTAGAGGAGTCTTTTTTATTATGACGATTACGTACAACAAGAAGAATTACATGACAACGGAGCAGATTGCGCAATTGGCTAAAGATGGCAATACGATCGGACTCCATAGTTGGGATCATCAGATGGTAACCAAATACAAAGATGCTGCGGACTGGCAAAAAGAGGTGGTAGCGCCAAAAGCAAAACTTGAAAAGATTGTTGGAATGCCGGTGAAATATTGGGCCTATCCTGATGGTATATACAATCACACCAGCACGGTTGAGCTCAGCAAATACTTTAAGCTCTCCTTTTCGCTCGGTACAAAAAAAGACACACTCGAACCTCTGCAAACGGTTCCCCGAATGATTGTGCCGGGATGGACACCACGTGGATTGCTGAATGCTATGCACCGGACTTTTGAGAAAAGAAACTAA
- a CDS encoding serine hydrolase domain-containing protein has product MKLFPVIFLTIFFIGQTGNSCFARNTGKETLPEIEKATFNPDAPPIRSLHSVGMSATILARISAIARTGIRAHAYPGCQILVVKDGKMVYEKCFGYYTYAAKKKVTPSTMYDLASLSKTTGTLLAIMKLYDKGKLKLTDRASKYLSFLRGTDKTDITIEELLFHESGLPASIPLYNLAIAGRYRPSLIEMSEEKTKDDSIVFSHEFQFKEGFASSIPSPEFSLQVGKDFYVNKQFHDAAMKMIADTPLKSKVYRYSDLNFILLEEIAEKISGKPMDVFLNREFYDPMGLNNIDYLPLRTHSKSAIAPTLKRDFLRNGILQGYVNDPNAAILGGVAGNAGLFATARDVAAVYQMLLNQGELNGKRYLSERTCRIFTTTTSASGRRGLGYDKPVPNRPGHSPCCVSAPREVYGHTGYTGTCCWVDPVNDMIYIFLSNRTYPLDGINKLMRMGIRSKIQEILYQSIDEYAELHHQKEENLSSNVNKAIMEKMK; this is encoded by the coding sequence ATGAAGTTATTTCCGGTCATATTCCTTACCATATTTTTCATAGGACAGACGGGTAATTCCTGTTTTGCCCGTAACACAGGGAAAGAAACTCTTCCTGAAATAGAAAAAGCAACCTTCAATCCTGATGCACCACCTATTCGTTCGCTTCATAGTGTCGGGATGAGTGCTACCATATTGGCGCGTATTTCAGCTATTGCACGGACCGGCATACGGGCTCACGCTTATCCCGGTTGCCAGATTCTGGTTGTGAAAGATGGGAAAATGGTTTATGAAAAATGTTTTGGGTACTATACGTATGCTGCAAAGAAAAAAGTGACTCCTTCTACTATGTACGATTTGGCATCATTGTCGAAAACTACCGGTACTTTATTGGCTATCATGAAACTTTATGACAAGGGAAAGCTTAAGCTAACAGATAGGGCATCAAAGTATTTATCGTTTCTCCGGGGCACAGATAAAACAGACATAACGATTGAGGAGCTCCTGTTTCACGAATCCGGGTTACCGGCATCCATCCCGCTGTATAACCTGGCCATAGCCGGAAGATACAGACCCTCTTTGATAGAGATGTCAGAAGAAAAAACAAAAGATGATAGCATCGTTTTTAGCCATGAGTTTCAATTTAAAGAAGGTTTTGCTTCATCCATACCTTCTCCTGAGTTCTCGTTGCAAGTAGGAAAAGATTTTTATGTGAACAAACAATTTCACGATGCAGCTATGAAAATGATTGCCGATACACCCTTGAAAAGCAAAGTTTATCGATATAGTGATCTGAATTTTATACTGTTGGAGGAAATCGCCGAAAAGATCAGCGGTAAACCTATGGATGTGTTTCTAAACCGGGAATTCTATGATCCAATGGGATTGAACAACATCGACTATCTTCCTTTGCGTACACATAGTAAAAGCGCAATAGCACCTACCTTAAAACGAGATTTCTTGCGCAACGGGATTTTACAGGGATATGTAAACGATCCCAATGCTGCTATCCTGGGGGGAGTTGCAGGAAATGCAGGCTTGTTTGCAACGGCGCGGGATGTTGCGGCTGTATATCAGATGTTACTCAATCAGGGAGAATTAAACGGGAAAAGATACCTTAGTGAACGTACATGTCGCATTTTTACCACCACAACTTCTGCAAGCGGAAGGCGTGGATTAGGGTATGACAAACCGGTGCCGAACCGCCCCGGGCATAGTCCGTGTTGTGTGTCAGCTCCTAGAGAGGTATATGGTCATACGGGTTATACCGGGACCTGTTGCTGGGTAGATCCGGTAAACGATATGATATATATATTCTTAAGCAACCGGACTTATCCCCTCGACGGAATCAATAAGCTGATGAGAATGGGCATACGTTCTAAAATTCAGGAGATCCTTTATCAATCTATTGATGAATATGCAGAATTGCATCACCAAAAGGAAGAAAATTTAAGTTCCAATGTCAATAAAGCCATCATGGAAAAAATGAAATAA
- a CDS encoding NAD(P)H-hydrate dehydratase, with protein MKILSANAIRKVDAYTIEHEPVSDYGLMQRAAGALTEWLLERIPSGTHVVVLAGSGNNGGDALVAARLLMLSGFSVSTYCCHHQVTVSPTCIIAKDALLAIPDADCKEVAGRDFFPRIESTDWVIDGLFGSGLNRPLQGLAVDCVQLVNRSGATVVAIDVPSGLPTDGDFVVDPELCIHATYTLTFQLPKLSFLFAEHELLTGEWSVLDIGLNRNAIENAETSFHMITHDDAAALLHQRAKFAHKGHFGHALMIGGSRGKIGAVVLASRACLHSGVGLLSVHLPQGGELVLHTAVPEAMVEADQNEKYVTHVEISGKHNAVGIGCGLGTHPQTAKALEDILTRAICPMVIDADALNLIATHPELKSLLSANTIVTPHPVEFDRLAGKSSSGAERLENARQWAVDHQCVVVLKGAYTAVINALGEVWFNSTGNPGMATAGSGDVLTGILLALLAQDYDPFDAARLGVYLHGLAGDLASNATSQEFLTAGVLIDFLGSAFKKMQKE; from the coding sequence ATGAAAATTTTGTCTGCTAATGCTATTCGTAAGGTGGATGCTTATACTATTGAGCACGAGCCTGTTTCTGATTATGGTTTAATGCAACGTGCTGCCGGTGCATTGACGGAGTGGCTGTTGGAGCGGATACCTTCCGGCACACATGTGGTGGTTTTGGCCGGAAGCGGAAATAATGGCGGCGATGCGCTGGTAGCGGCAAGGCTGCTGATGTTGTCGGGGTTTTCTGTCTCTACCTATTGTTGCCATCATCAGGTTACCGTATCGCCGACATGTATTATAGCCAAAGATGCCCTGCTTGCTATACCGGATGCTGACTGTAAGGAAGTGGCAGGTCGCGATTTCTTTCCCCGGATTGAATCGACAGACTGGGTCATTGACGGATTATTCGGCTCAGGATTGAACCGGCCTTTACAGGGATTAGCGGTGGATTGCGTGCAACTGGTAAATCGTTCAGGAGCTACGGTGGTCGCTATTGATGTTCCTTCCGGTTTGCCAACCGACGGTGATTTTGTGGTGGATCCGGAGCTATGTATCCATGCTACCTACACACTTACATTTCAGTTGCCGAAGCTATCATTCCTGTTTGCTGAACATGAATTGCTGACCGGAGAATGGTCTGTCCTGGATATTGGATTAAACCGGAATGCCATCGAAAATGCCGAGACCTCTTTTCATATGATAACACATGACGATGCAGCTGCTTTGTTGCATCAGCGGGCAAAATTTGCCCACAAAGGCCATTTTGGGCATGCCTTAATGATTGGCGGGAGTCGTGGCAAAATAGGTGCGGTAGTTTTGGCTTCCAGAGCATGCCTGCATAGCGGGGTGGGGTTGCTATCCGTACATCTTCCCCAGGGAGGCGAGTTGGTATTGCATACAGCGGTGCCCGAGGCTATGGTGGAAGCAGATCAGAATGAGAAATATGTGACGCATGTGGAAATCAGCGGGAAGCATAATGCTGTAGGTATTGGGTGTGGGCTCGGAACTCATCCTCAGACGGCAAAAGCGCTGGAAGATATCCTTACACGTGCCATTTGCCCAATGGTGATAGATGCAGATGCACTGAACCTTATCGCTACTCATCCTGAATTGAAGTCGCTTTTATCTGCCAACACAATCGTAACACCCCATCCGGTTGAATTTGACCGTTTGGCCGGTAAATCCTCTTCGGGTGCTGAGCGTCTGGAAAATGCACGCCAATGGGCTGTCGATCATCAATGCGTGGTTGTGTTGAAAGGAGCTTATACAGCGGTTATTAATGCACTTGGAGAGGTTTGGTTTAATTCCACAGGTAATCCCGGGATGGCTACCGCTGGCAGTGGAGATGTACTGACCGGTATTCTGCTGGCATTACTGGCTCAGGATTATGATCCGTTTGATGCAGCGCGTCTGGGAGTGTATTTGCATGGTCTGGCAGGAGATTTAGCTTCAAACGCTACATCACAGGAATTTCTTACGGCAGGTGTCTTAATCGACTTTTTGGGAAGTGCATTTAAAAAGATGCAAAAAGAATAG